In the Rhodospirillales bacterium genome, one interval contains:
- the aroA gene encoding 3-phosphoshikimate 1-carboxyvinyltransferase, with protein MQPVSDSPSAETAVGRPGGVLSGRLRVPGDKSISHRAFLISALAVGESHADGCLESDDVLATQACLRALGVEIRRTAPGAYRIHGRGIHGLAPPDGVLDCGNSGTAARLLAGVLAGHTFPAVLSGDASLRSRPMQRVIGPLVAMGAEFVTSRDGRLPMTITGTDELLPLDWSSAVPSAQVKTCVLLAGLHASGTTTVVEPRPSRDHGERMLRGFGAAVSTAAVDGGLAVSVEGNAPLRPTAIAVPGDVSSAAFPIVAALLADGSEVELERVGTNPTRTGVLDALRAMGADIDEEPVAGAGAEPMANLRVRGRAGGLRAVDLGPEYAPRTIDEYPALAMAAACADGVSRFRGVGELRVKESDRLEALRSGLVAAGVAARVEDDDLLIEGTPRPRGGVRIESALDHRIAMAFLILGTACAEPIEVGGAGTIRTSWPGFSAAMRRLGAAIDTGTAAP; from the coding sequence ATGCAGCCCGTTTCTGACTCACCTTCGGCCGAGACCGCCGTCGGTCGCCCCGGCGGCGTCCTGTCCGGTCGCTTGCGTGTACCCGGCGACAAGTCCATTTCCCACCGCGCCTTCCTGATCTCGGCCCTTGCGGTCGGCGAGTCGCACGCCGACGGCTGCCTCGAATCGGACGATGTGCTGGCCACGCAGGCGTGCCTCCGCGCCCTGGGTGTGGAGATCCGGCGAACCGCTCCGGGTGCCTACCGGATTCACGGACGTGGGATCCACGGACTGGCGCCGCCCGACGGCGTTCTCGATTGCGGCAACAGCGGCACGGCCGCCCGCCTACTGGCTGGTGTCCTTGCCGGGCACACCTTCCCCGCTGTGCTTTCCGGCGATGCCTCGCTGCGGAGCCGGCCCATGCAGCGGGTGATCGGCCCGCTCGTGGCCATGGGTGCCGAGTTCGTCACTTCCCGGGACGGCAGGCTGCCGATGACCATCACCGGGACCGACGAACTGCTGCCGCTCGATTGGAGCAGCGCGGTGCCGTCCGCGCAGGTGAAGACGTGCGTGCTGCTCGCCGGGTTGCATGCGAGCGGTACCACCACTGTGGTGGAACCCCGCCCAAGCCGGGATCACGGCGAGCGCATGCTGCGCGGGTTCGGCGCCGCCGTGTCTACGGCCGCGGTTGATGGCGGCCTGGCCGTGTCGGTGGAGGGCAACGCGCCGCTGCGCCCGACGGCGATCGCCGTGCCCGGAGACGTGTCGTCGGCGGCCTTTCCGATTGTGGCCGCGCTGCTTGCCGACGGCTCGGAGGTGGAACTCGAGAGAGTCGGCACCAATCCGACCCGGACCGGCGTTCTGGATGCGCTCCGTGCGATGGGGGCCGACATCGACGAGGAGCCCGTTGCCGGCGCTGGAGCCGAACCGATGGCCAACCTCCGCGTGCGCGGCCGCGCCGGTGGTTTGCGGGCAGTGGATCTCGGGCCCGAATACGCGCCTCGAACCATTGACGAGTACCCCGCGCTGGCGATGGCCGCCGCCTGTGCTGACGGCGTAAGCCGGTTCCGCGGTGTCGGCGAGCTCCGGGTCAAGGAAAGCGACCGGCTCGAGGCGCTTCGTTCCGGCCTTGTTGCTGCAGGGGTTGCCGCGCGGGTCGAGGATGACGACCTGCTGATCGAGGGCACGCCGCGTCCCCGCGGCGGCGTGCGGATCGAGTCTGCGCTGGATCACCGGATTGCCATGGCGTTCCTGATCCTGGGAACGGCCTGCGCAGAACCCATCGAAGTGGGTGGGGCGGGCACGATCCGTACCAGCTGGCCGGGTTTCAGCGCGGCCATGCGTCGCCTTGGCGCCGCGATCGACACCGGGACGGCTGCACCGTGA